In one window of Phalacrocorax aristotelis chromosome W, bGulAri2.1, whole genome shotgun sequence DNA:
- the LOC142049585 gene encoding GRAM domain-containing protein 2A-like, which produces MRGRLRRSGKGVLEKQWQSLEERGSVGTRLGHPTLARSKTCDPSFGKETEQSPVPTGRQGHQSPSLSKHAASYRKAFGELAEREALLACFSCTWQREMPYHGRLYISSHHVCFHSSLLLKDIKVVVPITSISALKKTNTALLVPNALSIHTTEGEKFLFMLLRRREATYQLLKSVCKHMQNNGWRSLASLSNEEIFRKPLTSSQLDLEQSTPEPDSLQELLDGLGPAPRHTEEEDDEAAALALSSGRPSTMRWAWTQLSPLDTIILIYLLLMVALLLFLGYIGLRIVELEQQLVSAGAWPDLNMSHLYKKI; this is translated from the exons ATGCGGGGGAGGCTGAGGAGGAGTGGAAAGGGGGTGCTGGAGAAGCAGTGGCAGAGCTTGGAGGAGAGGGGCAGCGTGGGCACTCGGCTGGGGCACCCCACACTCGCCAG ATCCAAAACCTGTGACCCCTCCTTCGGCAAGGAGACAGAGCAGTCTCCAGtgcccacgggcaggcagggacaccaGTCACCGTCG CTGAGCAAGCATGCTGCCAGCTACCGCAAAGCCTTTGGGGAGCTTGCTGAGCGGGAAGCGCTGCTGGCCTGCTTCTCCTGCACCTGGCAGAGAGAGATGCCCTACCACGGCCGCCTCTACATCTCCTCCCACCATGTCTGCTTCCactccagcctcctgctcaagGACATcaag GTGGTGGTCCCCATCACCTCTATCTCGGCCCTCAAGAAGACCAACACAGCGCTACTGGTGCCCAATGCACTCAGCATCCACACAACTGAGGGGGAGAAG TTCCTCTTCATGTTGCTGCGCCGGCGGGAAGCCACATACCAGCTCCTAAAGTCAGTCTGCAAACACATGCAG AACAATGGCTGGAGGTCTCTGGCCTCTCTGAGCAATGAGGAGATCTTTAGAAAGCCTTTG ACCTCCAGCCAGCTGGACCTGGAACAGAGCACCCCGGAGCCTGACAGcctccaggagctgctgg ATGGGCTGGGCCCGGCACCAAGGCacacagaggaggaggatgacgAGGCAGCGGCACTGGCTCTGAGCAGCG GGCGACCCTCCACCATGCGGTGGGCCTGGACACAGCTGAGCCCTCTCGACACCATCATCCTCATCTACCTGCTGCT GATGGTagccctgctgctgttcttggGGTACATTGGTCTGCGCATTgtggagctggagcagcagctggtgtcTGCGGGGGCTTGGCCAGACCTCAACATGTCACACCT GTACAAGAAGATATGA